A window from Micromonospora terminaliae encodes these proteins:
- a CDS encoding alpha/beta fold hydrolase: protein MFPGFTLEQIDVGPARLRVRHGGSGPPVVLLHGHPRTHATWHRVAPLLAAAGHTVICPDLRGYGGSSKPPSDPAHTVYSKRAMAGDVVALLDALGHPRAAVVGHDRGCYVAMRTALDHPDRVSRLAVLDGVPIGEALARCDARFAARWWHWFFLGQLAKPAERVINADPDAWYGGSPEAMGAEAYADYRRAIHDPATVHAMCEDYRAGLGPDRAADDADRAAGRRIHCPVLFAWSERDDMVDLYGDPAAIWRDWADDVRAASIPSGHHMAEEAPEELAALLAGFLTG, encoded by the coding sequence ATGTTTCCCGGATTCACCCTGGAGCAGATCGACGTCGGCCCGGCCCGCCTGCGGGTCCGGCACGGCGGGTCCGGGCCGCCGGTGGTGCTGCTGCACGGGCATCCGCGCACCCACGCCACGTGGCACCGGGTCGCGCCGCTGCTCGCCGCCGCCGGGCACACCGTCATCTGCCCGGACCTGCGCGGGTACGGCGGCTCGTCGAAACCGCCGAGCGACCCGGCGCACACCGTCTACTCGAAGCGGGCGATGGCCGGCGACGTCGTGGCGCTGCTCGACGCGCTCGGGCATCCCCGCGCGGCGGTCGTCGGCCACGACCGGGGCTGCTACGTGGCCATGCGGACCGCGCTGGACCACCCGGACCGGGTGAGCCGGCTCGCCGTGCTCGACGGGGTGCCGATCGGCGAGGCCCTGGCCCGCTGCGACGCCCGGTTCGCGGCCCGCTGGTGGCACTGGTTCTTCCTGGGCCAGCTGGCCAAGCCGGCCGAGCGGGTGATCAACGCCGACCCGGACGCCTGGTACGGCGGCTCGCCGGAGGCGATGGGCGCGGAGGCGTACGCCGACTACCGCCGGGCCATCCACGACCCGGCCACGGTGCACGCCATGTGCGAGGACTACCGGGCGGGGCTCGGCCCGGACCGGGCGGCGGACGACGCGGACCGGGCCGCCGGCCGCCGGATCCACTGCCCGGTGCTCTTCGCCTGGTCGGAGCGGGACGACATGGTCGACCTGTACGGCGACCCCGCGGCGATCTGGCGCGACTGGGCCGACGACGTGCGCGCGGCGTCGATCCCGTCCGGGCACCACATGGCCGAGGAGGCTCCGGAGGAACTGGCCGCCCTGCTCGCCGGCTTCCTGACCGGGTGA
- a CDS encoding Vms1/Ankzf1 family peptidyl-tRNA hydrolase, which yields MQLSFLRPLYDRPGPWCSVYLDASRDTHDSRPQVDLRWRALKGDLIGQGADQATVEAVEEVVRRHTPMPGDYGIAVFANRGRVVLTEYLSAPPLRDLATWSVLPHTMPLVAQRGEQVAWVRVLADRTGADAVAVSAGGVPRRATVKGRESWQLRRVQPGGWSQSRYQRAAMEAWHHNAGDAAAATAELADRVGADVVVVAGDIRATGMIAAQLPERWQDVLVRTDAGSRERVGSDDMLMDDITVQTIAEVADQRIATALDRFGVQEDVGAGLDAVVAALQRNQVDTMLIVDDPSADGELWVGPEPTEIATDPAQLRDMSVADPQKVRADAALLRALIGTDAELTVLAPEEAPELTDGVGAVLRYVDAGTPGRGNG from the coding sequence ATGCAGCTGTCCTTCCTGCGCCCGCTCTACGACCGTCCCGGGCCCTGGTGCTCGGTGTACCTGGACGCCTCCCGGGACACCCACGACTCACGTCCGCAGGTCGACCTGCGCTGGCGCGCGCTCAAGGGGGACCTGATCGGGCAGGGCGCCGACCAGGCGACCGTCGAGGCGGTCGAGGAGGTGGTCCGCCGCCACACCCCGATGCCCGGCGACTACGGCATCGCGGTCTTCGCCAACCGGGGGCGGGTGGTGCTCACCGAGTACCTCTCCGCGCCGCCGCTGCGCGACCTGGCCACCTGGTCCGTACTGCCGCACACCATGCCGCTGGTCGCCCAGCGCGGCGAGCAGGTCGCCTGGGTGCGGGTGCTGGCCGACCGCACCGGCGCGGACGCCGTCGCGGTCAGCGCCGGCGGGGTGCCCCGCCGGGCCACCGTGAAGGGGCGGGAGAGCTGGCAGCTGCGGCGGGTGCAGCCGGGCGGCTGGTCGCAGTCCCGCTACCAGCGGGCGGCCATGGAGGCCTGGCATCACAACGCCGGTGACGCCGCCGCGGCCACCGCCGAGCTGGCCGACCGGGTCGGGGCGGACGTCGTGGTGGTGGCCGGGGACATCCGGGCCACCGGGATGATCGCGGCCCAGCTGCCGGAGCGCTGGCAGGACGTGCTGGTCCGCACCGACGCCGGCTCCCGCGAGAGGGTGGGCTCCGACGACATGCTGATGGACGACATCACCGTGCAGACCATCGCCGAGGTCGCCGACCAGCGGATCGCCACCGCGCTGGACCGCTTCGGCGTGCAGGAGGACGTCGGCGCCGGGCTGGACGCGGTGGTCGCCGCCCTGCAACGCAACCAGGTCGACACCATGCTCATCGTCGACGACCCGTCCGCCGACGGCGAGCTGTGGGTCGGGCCGGAACCCACCGAGATCGCCACCGACCCGGCGCAGCTGCGGGACATGTCCGTGGCCGACCCGCAGAAGGTACGCGCCGACGCCGCGCTGCTGCGCGCCCTCATCGGCACCGACGCCGAGCTGACCGTGCTCGCGCCGGAGGAGGCGCCGGAACTCACCGACGGGGTCGGCGCCGTGCTGCGCTACGTCGACGCCGGCACGCCCGGGCGCGGCAATGGCTGA
- a CDS encoding thiamine pyrophosphate-binding protein — translation MADRTVADLVVERLRAWRVPRAFGYPGAAIAPLVSALDAAGGDPEFIPARHEETAAFMATGHAKFTGEIGVCLATQGPAAVHLLNGLYDAKLDSKPVVAIVGEDVTGPLGGAHEEIGLSRLFGDVCNQFVRYGRTPDQVPGLLDQAFRTAAATRSPTCVVLPHALQLAAVPDLLPQTAGVVSATPGEPLARVLPHDADLEAAASLLRVGQRLAILVGQGAHGAADEVVALADRLGAGVATSLLGKPVLDERLPFHTGVLGEVGTTAAAQLMGGCDTLLMVGTNDPWTDWFPMPGQVRTIQIDIDGRRIGGRYPVEVPLVGDAAETLRALLARVPDRPNTQWRDVVQSSVDRWREAAAERAAAPAEPVNPQLVLQELSARLPRRGSVAVDVGSVVYWYARHLELPPGVRAQLCGTLGSMGCALPYAVAAKLARPDEPVVALLGDGAMQLNGLAELITVAHHWQEWRDPRLVVLVLNNRDQSGMGEGRPPGAFAARRPDVPYAGWARLLGLHGVRVDRPDLVGPAWDEVLAADRPSVLEAVVDPAVALDPPEPALADLRGLFADGDAARRVRERVLETGTTVEAEDLV, via the coding sequence ATGGCTGACCGTACGGTGGCCGACCTGGTCGTCGAACGGCTGCGGGCATGGCGGGTGCCCCGGGCGTTCGGCTACCCGGGGGCGGCGATCGCCCCCCTGGTCAGCGCGCTGGACGCAGCGGGCGGAGACCCGGAGTTCATCCCGGCCCGGCACGAGGAGACGGCCGCGTTCATGGCGACCGGGCACGCCAAGTTCACCGGCGAGATCGGGGTGTGCCTGGCCACCCAGGGGCCGGCCGCGGTGCACCTGCTCAACGGCCTCTACGACGCCAAGCTGGACAGCAAGCCGGTGGTCGCGATCGTCGGCGAGGACGTGACGGGGCCGCTGGGCGGGGCGCACGAGGAGATCGGGCTGAGCCGGCTCTTCGGCGACGTCTGCAACCAGTTCGTCCGCTACGGCCGCACCCCCGACCAGGTGCCGGGCCTGCTGGACCAGGCGTTCCGCACCGCGGCGGCCACCCGCAGCCCGACCTGTGTGGTGCTGCCGCACGCGTTGCAGCTCGCCGCCGTCCCGGACCTGCTGCCGCAGACCGCCGGTGTGGTGTCGGCGACGCCGGGCGAGCCGCTGGCCCGGGTGCTGCCGCACGACGCCGACCTGGAGGCCGCCGCCTCGCTGCTCCGCGTCGGCCAACGTTTGGCGATCCTGGTCGGCCAGGGCGCCCACGGGGCGGCCGACGAGGTGGTCGCGCTCGCCGACCGGCTCGGCGCGGGCGTGGCCACCTCGCTGCTGGGCAAGCCCGTCCTCGACGAGCGGCTGCCCTTCCACACCGGCGTGCTCGGTGAGGTGGGCACGACCGCCGCCGCGCAGCTCATGGGCGGTTGCGACACCCTGCTGATGGTCGGCACCAACGACCCGTGGACCGACTGGTTCCCGATGCCGGGCCAGGTCCGCACGATCCAGATCGACATCGACGGCCGGCGCATCGGCGGCCGCTACCCCGTGGAGGTGCCGCTGGTCGGCGACGCCGCCGAGACGCTGCGCGCGCTGCTGGCCCGGGTGCCCGACCGGCCCAACACCCAGTGGCGGGACGTGGTGCAGAGCTCGGTCGACCGGTGGCGCGAGGCCGCCGCCGAGCGCGCCGCCGCGCCGGCCGAGCCGGTCAACCCGCAGCTCGTGCTCCAGGAGCTGTCCGCGCGGCTGCCGCGCCGCGGCTCCGTGGCGGTGGACGTCGGGTCGGTCGTCTACTGGTACGCCCGGCACCTGGAACTACCTCCGGGCGTCCGCGCCCAGCTCTGCGGCACGCTCGGCTCGATGGGCTGCGCCCTGCCGTACGCGGTCGCGGCCAAGCTGGCCCGGCCGGACGAGCCGGTGGTCGCACTGCTCGGCGACGGCGCCATGCAGCTCAACGGGCTCGCCGAGCTGATCACCGTGGCGCACCACTGGCAGGAGTGGCGGGATCCGCGCCTCGTGGTCCTGGTGCTGAACAACCGGGACCAGTCCGGGATGGGCGAGGGCCGCCCGCCCGGCGCGTTCGCCGCCCGGCGGCCCGACGTGCCGTACGCCGGCTGGGCCCGGTTGCTCGGCCTGCACGGGGTGCGGGTGGACCGCCCCGACCTGGTGGGCCCGGCCTGGGACGAGGTGCTCGCCGCCGACCGGCCCAGCGTGCTCGAGGCCGTGGTCGATCCGGCGGTGGCGCTGGACCCGCCCGAGCCGGCCCTGGCCGACCTGCGCGGCCTGTTCGCCGACGGGGACGCGGCCCGGCGGGTGCGGGAGCGGGTGCTGGAGACCGGAACCACCGTGGAGGCGGAGGACCTCGTGTAA
- a CDS encoding SigB/SigF/SigG family RNA polymerase sigma factor, whose translation MFGQTTTPTPPPTERGLEDLDAAALAYAARIAGLPPERRQEARDDLVRFALPFAGRLARRYRGRGEPLEDLEQVARLGLVNAVDRYDPERGSFTAYAAITIVGEIKRHFRDRTWGVHVPRRLRDLILEVGQATAALTSELSRAPTVAELAERLETPEEEILAALESAAGYSPASLNAPVGGESSAEFGDLVGESDNALESVDDRVTVSGLLHRLPWRERRILAMRFYGNQTQAEIAARFGISQMHVSRLLSRALTWLRQAMLADAPPPWQNGAAESEPARARISVKQNGDRVVVEVGGEVDRDGADQLRRAMLEAVTGQPREVVVDLVGAGGFDAGGIAALMAGRDAAARTGVPLRLTRVQPAVRRSLAAAGLPAAD comes from the coding sequence ATGTTCGGACAGACCACCACACCCACACCACCACCCACCGAACGGGGCCTGGAGGACCTCGACGCGGCGGCGCTGGCGTACGCGGCACGCATCGCCGGCCTGCCACCCGAGCGGCGGCAGGAGGCGCGGGACGATCTGGTCCGCTTCGCGCTGCCCTTCGCCGGGCGGCTGGCCCGCCGTTACCGTGGCCGCGGGGAACCACTGGAGGACCTGGAGCAGGTGGCCCGCCTCGGCCTGGTCAACGCCGTCGACCGGTACGACCCGGAGCGCGGCTCGTTCACCGCGTACGCGGCGATCACCATCGTCGGCGAGATCAAACGGCACTTCCGGGACCGCACCTGGGGTGTGCACGTGCCCCGCCGGCTGCGCGACCTGATCCTGGAGGTCGGGCAGGCGACGGCGGCGCTGACCAGCGAGCTGTCCCGGGCGCCCACGGTGGCCGAGCTGGCCGAGCGGCTGGAGACGCCGGAGGAGGAGATCCTCGCGGCGCTGGAGTCGGCCGCCGGGTACAGCCCGGCCTCGCTCAACGCGCCCGTCGGCGGGGAGAGTTCCGCCGAGTTCGGCGACCTGGTCGGCGAGTCGGACAACGCCCTGGAGTCGGTCGACGACCGGGTCACGGTGAGCGGCCTGCTGCACCGGCTGCCCTGGCGCGAGCGGCGGATCCTCGCCATGCGCTTCTACGGCAACCAGACCCAGGCGGAGATCGCAGCCCGGTTCGGCATCTCGCAGATGCACGTGTCCCGGCTGCTCTCCCGGGCGCTGACGTGGCTGCGCCAGGCGATGCTCGCCGACGCGCCGCCACCCTGGCAGAACGGCGCGGCCGAGTCCGAGCCGGCCCGGGCGCGGATCTCCGTCAAGCAGAACGGTGACCGGGTGGTCGTCGAGGTCGGGGGAGAGGTGGACCGCGACGGCGCCGACCAGCTCCGCAGGGCCATGCTGGAGGCGGTCACCGGGCAGCCCCGCGAGGTGGTGGTCGACCTGGTGGGTGCGGGCGGCTTCGACGCGGGCGGGATCGCCGCGCTGATGGCCGGCCGGGACGCGGCCGCCCGTACCGGGGTGCCGCTGCGGCTCACCCGGGTGCAGCCCGCGGTGCGCCGCTCACTCGCCGCGGCCGGCCTGCCCGCCGCCGACTGA
- the ctaD gene encoding cytochrome c oxidase subunit I encodes MPKRVVTEPRDRGPAILAPARFGGFPGPVQEAIKGNSLWRLLRTTDAKLIGLLYLGTAFAWFVVGGFMAMLMRAELGQPGMQFLSPEQYNQLFTMHGTIMLLLFATPMVFGFGNYIVPLQIGAPDVAFPRLNAFAYWLYFFGGLIVLAGFITPQGAADFGWTAYTPLSTAQHSPGVGGNLWVVGLALSGLGTILGAVNLITTIITLRAPGMTLFRMPIFTWNLLLTSVLVILVFPLLAAALFALAADRILHAHVYDPTTAGPMLWQHLFWFFGHPEVYIVALPFFGIITEIIPVFSRKPIFGYTGLVLATIAITVLSMTVWAHHMFATGQVLLPFFSILSYLIAVPTGVKFFNWIGTMWKGQITFETPMLFAIGFLVTFLFGGLTGVLLASPPADFHLHDTYFVVAHFHYVLFGTIVFAAFGGLYFWFPKMTGRMLDERLGKMHFWTMFIGFHATFLVQHWLGAEGMPRRYADYLPSDGFTTLNVISTLGSFLLGASTLFVIYNIWKSWRYGAMVTVDDPWGFGNSLEWATTCPPPLRNFDRMPRIRSERPAFDAKYGPLVADLGRDLPQRTTKPPQHFMEELRHVPYTPESPAAEGAHGAREAVEYQPAPQSGARPVEVPEPEEVRRPSFEETIEPDETQLGPQRTTKSNPRWEHPPGHGEEQQR; translated from the coding sequence ATGCCTAAGCGGGTAGTCACGGAGCCACGAGACCGGGGGCCGGCGATCCTCGCGCCGGCCCGGTTCGGCGGCTTTCCCGGCCCGGTCCAGGAGGCGATCAAGGGCAACTCGCTGTGGCGGCTGCTGCGCACCACGGACGCGAAGCTCATCGGCCTGCTCTACCTGGGCACGGCTTTCGCGTGGTTCGTCGTCGGCGGGTTCATGGCGATGCTCATGCGGGCGGAGCTGGGCCAGCCCGGGATGCAGTTCCTGTCCCCGGAGCAGTACAACCAGCTGTTTACCATGCACGGCACGATCATGCTGCTGCTGTTCGCGACGCCCATGGTGTTCGGGTTCGGCAACTACATCGTGCCGCTGCAGATCGGCGCGCCGGACGTGGCCTTTCCCCGGCTCAACGCCTTCGCGTACTGGCTCTACTTCTTCGGGGGCCTGATCGTCCTCGCTGGGTTCATCACCCCGCAGGGCGCGGCGGACTTCGGCTGGACGGCGTACACCCCCCTCAGCACCGCGCAGCACAGCCCGGGCGTCGGCGGGAACCTGTGGGTGGTCGGTCTGGCGCTCTCCGGCCTGGGCACCATCCTCGGCGCGGTCAACCTGATCACCACGATCATCACGCTGCGCGCGCCCGGCATGACGCTGTTCCGGATGCCGATCTTCACCTGGAACCTGCTGCTCACCAGCGTCCTGGTGATCCTGGTCTTCCCGCTGCTGGCCGCCGCCCTGTTCGCGCTCGCCGCGGACCGGATCCTGCACGCGCACGTCTACGACCCGACCACCGCGGGGCCGATGCTGTGGCAGCACCTGTTCTGGTTCTTCGGCCATCCCGAGGTCTACATCGTGGCGCTGCCGTTCTTCGGCATCATCACCGAGATCATCCCGGTCTTCTCCCGCAAGCCGATCTTCGGCTACACCGGTCTGGTGCTCGCCACCATCGCGATCACCGTGCTGTCGATGACCGTCTGGGCGCACCACATGTTCGCCACCGGTCAAGTGCTGCTGCCGTTCTTCAGCATCCTGAGCTATCTCATCGCGGTGCCGACGGGCGTGAAGTTCTTCAACTGGATCGGCACCATGTGGAAGGGGCAGATCACCTTCGAGACGCCGATGCTCTTCGCCATCGGCTTCCTGGTCACCTTCCTGTTCGGTGGCCTCACCGGAGTGCTGCTGGCCAGCCCGCCGGCCGACTTCCACCTGCACGACACCTACTTCGTGGTGGCGCACTTCCACTACGTGCTCTTCGGCACCATCGTCTTCGCCGCGTTCGGCGGGCTCTACTTCTGGTTCCCGAAGATGACCGGGCGGATGCTCGACGAGCGCCTGGGCAAGATGCACTTCTGGACCATGTTCATCGGGTTCCACGCCACCTTCCTCGTGCAGCACTGGCTCGGCGCCGAGGGCATGCCCCGCCGGTACGCCGACTACCTGCCCAGCGACGGCTTCACCACGCTGAACGTGATCTCCACCCTCGGCTCCTTCCTGCTCGGCGCGTCCACCCTGTTCGTCATCTACAACATCTGGAAGTCCTGGCGCTACGGCGCCATGGTGACCGTGGACGACCCCTGGGGCTTCGGCAACTCCCTCGAGTGGGCCACCACCTGCCCGCCGCCGCTGCGCAACTTCGACCGGATGCCGCGGATCCGCTCCGAGCGGCCGGCCTTCGACGCCAAGTACGGCCCGCTCGTCGCCGACCTGGGCCGCGACCTGCCGCAGCGCACCACCAAGCCGCCGCAGCACTTCATGGAGGAGTTGCGCCACGTGCCGTACACACCGGAGTCGCCGGCCGCCGAGGGCGCGCACGGCGCCCGCGAGGCGGTCGAGTACCAGCCCGCGCCGCAGTCCGGCGCCCGCCCGGTCGAGGTGCCGGAGCCGGAGGAGGTGCGCCGGCCCAGCTTCGAGGAGACGATCGAGCCGGACGAGACCCAGTTGGGTCCGCAGCGCACCACGAAGTCGAACCCGCGCTGGGAACACCCCCCGGGGCACGGGGAAGAACAGCAGCGCTGA
- a CDS encoding ATP-binding protein — protein MSTRIRCEVRDETPVTVVRLAGALDLGTMRSVHTVLDRCLTAQPDALVVDLENLDVTEPLALSVFAAAARRAADWPAVPMVLSAPPPVAATWLAGITACRVVPVRRDCAEATALAGAVAAPRLRARLEPVAGACRRARELVTEACGRWNIPELAGPASLVLSELVGNVVRHAGTPMQVTLTLRRPYLRVAVMDGSPDDPRAAIDRDLRAEGGRGLMLVRELTQRWGSTPAGAGKVVWAMLPAN, from the coding sequence ATGTCGACCCGGATCAGGTGCGAGGTCCGCGACGAGACGCCGGTCACCGTCGTGCGGCTGGCCGGCGCGCTCGACCTGGGCACGATGCGCTCGGTGCACACGGTCCTGGACCGGTGCCTCACCGCGCAGCCGGACGCGCTCGTGGTCGACCTGGAGAACCTCGACGTGACCGAGCCGCTCGCCCTGTCCGTCTTCGCCGCCGCGGCCCGCCGGGCCGCGGACTGGCCGGCCGTGCCGATGGTGCTGTCCGCCCCTCCGCCGGTCGCCGCGACCTGGCTCGCCGGGATCACCGCCTGCCGGGTGGTGCCCGTCCGCCGGGACTGCGCGGAGGCGACGGCGCTGGCCGGTGCGGTGGCGGCCCCGCGGCTGCGGGCCCGGCTCGAGCCGGTGGCGGGCGCCTGCCGGCGGGCCCGCGAGCTGGTCACCGAGGCGTGCGGCCGGTGGAACATCCCGGAGCTGGCCGGCCCGGCCTCGCTGGTCCTCAGCGAGCTGGTCGGCAACGTCGTCCGGCACGCCGGCACCCCGATGCAGGTGACGCTGACCCTGCGCCGGCCGTACCTGCGGGTGGCCGTCATGGACGGCAGCCCGGACGACCCGCGGGCGGCGATCGACCGCGACCTGCGCGCCGAGGGCGGGCGCGGGCTCATGCTGGTGCGCGAGCTGACCCAGCGCTGGGGCAGCACCCCGGCGGGCGCGGGCAAGGTGGTCTGGGCCATGCTGCCCGCGAACTGA
- a CDS encoding DUF4383 domain-containing protein, with amino-acid sequence MAHSRGRRNPADGKAPVRRAAATVGVIFLVIGVLGFIPGITTHFSDLKFAGHDSDAKLLGLFQTSVLHNIVHLLFGVAGLLLARTVSGARTFLIAGGAIYLVLWLYGIVVDHNSGANFIPLNGADNWLHFLLGVGMIALGLLTTRGGKRR; translated from the coding sequence ATGGCCCACTCCCGTGGGCGACGCAACCCGGCCGACGGCAAGGCGCCGGTACGCCGGGCCGCGGCGACCGTCGGCGTGATCTTCCTGGTGATCGGTGTGCTGGGGTTCATCCCCGGCATCACCACCCACTTCAGCGACCTGAAGTTCGCCGGGCACGACTCCGACGCGAAGCTGCTGGGCCTGTTCCAGACCTCGGTCCTGCACAACATCGTGCACCTGCTGTTCGGCGTGGCCGGCCTGCTGCTGGCCCGGACGGTCTCCGGGGCCCGGACGTTCCTGATCGCCGGCGGTGCGATCTACCTCGTGCTCTGGCTCTACGGCATCGTGGTCGACCACAACAGCGGCGCGAACTTCATCCCGCTCAACGGCGCGGACAACTGGCTGCACTTCCTGCTCGGGGTCGGCATGATCGCGCTGGGGCTGCTCACCACCCGGGGTGGGAAGCGCCGCTGA
- a CDS encoding glycosyltransferase: MTLTVLMNAGPWLSVPPPGYGGIENVVATLVPELRRLGVRVVLASVESSTLPVDERISVFPDGQFHALQRPYNEVCGVAQAHLHGVVRALHGRDDIDLVHDHVEAAGLATLAAMGPDAPPALHTLHWDLAKHPELYGNLDGGDRVRVNGVSAAQLARAPRALQEHSVGHVHLSTPLAVGADRRPPVAKGEHVVILGRINPGKGQDLGARLARQVGFPLVLAGPVGPYHRPEDLAAAGDEARQNPDVRFFYDHVAPHVDGDLVRWVGTVAGQERDDLVAGARASLFPLRWEEPGGTAVVESLALGTPVVATARGCLPELVEHGRTGLLTGDEEELGELVLAAGLLEEDECRREAAARFTPELMAQRYVELYERVRELAAPSLQPA, encoded by the coding sequence ATGACACTCACCGTCCTGATGAACGCCGGTCCCTGGTTGTCCGTGCCGCCACCCGGCTACGGCGGGATCGAGAACGTGGTCGCCACCCTGGTGCCGGAGCTGCGGCGGCTCGGCGTGCGGGTGGTGCTCGCCTCGGTGGAGAGCAGCACCCTGCCGGTCGACGAACGGATCTCGGTCTTCCCGGACGGGCAGTTCCACGCGCTGCAACGGCCGTACAACGAGGTCTGCGGGGTGGCCCAGGCGCACCTGCACGGGGTGGTCCGCGCGCTGCACGGCCGCGACGACATCGACCTGGTGCACGACCATGTGGAGGCGGCCGGGCTCGCCACCCTGGCCGCGATGGGCCCGGACGCCCCGCCGGCGCTGCACACCCTGCACTGGGACCTGGCCAAGCACCCCGAGCTGTACGGCAATCTCGACGGCGGCGACCGGGTACGGGTGAACGGCGTCTCCGCCGCGCAGCTCGCCCGGGCGCCGCGGGCCCTCCAGGAGCACTCGGTCGGCCACGTGCACCTGTCCACGCCCCTCGCGGTCGGCGCCGACCGCCGGCCGCCGGTGGCGAAGGGCGAGCACGTCGTCATCCTGGGCCGGATCAACCCGGGCAAGGGGCAGGACCTGGGGGCGCGGCTGGCCCGGCAGGTCGGCTTCCCGCTGGTCCTGGCCGGCCCGGTCGGCCCGTACCACCGGCCCGAGGACCTGGCCGCGGCGGGCGACGAGGCCCGGCAGAACCCGGACGTGCGGTTCTTCTACGACCACGTGGCCCCGCACGTCGACGGGGACCTGGTGCGCTGGGTCGGCACGGTCGCCGGGCAGGAGCGCGACGACCTGGTGGCCGGCGCGCGGGCCTCGCTGTTCCCGCTGCGCTGGGAGGAGCCCGGCGGCACCGCGGTGGTCGAGTCGCTGGCGCTCGGCACGCCGGTGGTGGCCACCGCCCGGGGCTGCCTGCCGGAGCTCGTCGAGCACGGGCGCACCGGGCTGCTCACCGGCGACGAGGAGGAGCTGGGCGAGCTGGTCCTGGCCGCCGGCCTGCTCGAGGAGGACGAGTGCCGGCGGGAGGCGGCCGCCCGGTTCACCCCGGAGCTGATGGCCCAGCGGTACGTGGAGCTGTACGAGCGGGTCCGCGAGCTCGCCGCGCCATCGTTGCAGCCCGCCTGA
- a CDS encoding glucosyl-3-phosphoglycerate synthase, protein MEAWATYRTTSADDWPARRLVRAKGASRVSVVLPARNEEATVGAIVSTIRRHLMDRVPLVDELIVVDSRSTDRTAQVARAAGAEVVSQDAMTRGLPRLTGKGDALWAGLAAAEGDVVAFVDADLREFRPHFVTGLVGPLLTDPSVDFVKGFYHRPLVGATGVEADGGGRVTELTARPLLNLFWPELAGFVQPLAGEYAGRRDVLAQVPFVSGYGVETAMLIDLLELVGLDSLAQVDLGERKHRHQDTAALGRMSAQILLTVWSRLQRRGWAVPGVEPTALLTQFRRGGSDALPNLDREIVVSDVSIEERPPLAQLRHRVPRRRVAA, encoded by the coding sequence GTGGAGGCCTGGGCCACGTACCGCACCACGTCCGCCGACGACTGGCCGGCCCGGCGCCTCGTGCGGGCCAAGGGGGCGAGCCGGGTCAGCGTGGTGCTGCCGGCGCGCAACGAGGAGGCGACCGTCGGGGCGATCGTCTCGACGATCCGCCGGCACCTGATGGACCGGGTGCCGCTGGTGGACGAGCTGATCGTGGTGGACTCGCGGTCCACCGACCGGACCGCCCAGGTGGCGCGGGCGGCCGGCGCCGAGGTGGTCAGCCAGGACGCGATGACGCGCGGTCTGCCCCGGCTCACCGGCAAGGGGGACGCGCTCTGGGCCGGGCTCGCGGCGGCGGAGGGCGACGTCGTCGCGTTCGTCGACGCCGACCTGCGGGAGTTCCGGCCGCACTTCGTCACCGGGCTGGTCGGGCCGCTGCTCACCGACCCGTCGGTCGACTTCGTGAAGGGCTTCTACCACCGTCCGCTGGTCGGCGCCACGGGGGTCGAGGCCGACGGCGGCGGCCGGGTGACCGAGCTGACGGCCCGCCCGCTGCTGAACCTGTTCTGGCCGGAGCTGGCCGGCTTCGTGCAGCCGCTCGCCGGCGAGTACGCGGGCCGCCGCGACGTGCTGGCGCAGGTGCCGTTCGTGTCCGGCTACGGCGTCGAGACGGCCATGCTCATCGACCTGCTGGAGCTGGTGGGACTGGACTCGCTGGCCCAGGTCGACCTGGGCGAGCGCAAGCACCGGCACCAGGACACCGCGGCGCTGGGCCGGATGTCCGCGCAGATCCTGCTGACCGTCTGGTCCCGGTTGCAGCGGCGCGGCTGGGCGGTGCCGGGTGTGGAGCCGACCGCCCTGCTCACCCAGTTCCGGCGGGGCGGCTCCGACGCCCTGCCCAACCTGGACCGCGAGATCGTCGTCAGCGACGTCTCGATCGAGGAACGCCCCCCGCTGGCGCAGCTGCGGCACCGGGTGCCGCGCCGCCGGGTCGCAGCGTGA